The following are encoded together in the Ignavibacteriales bacterium genome:
- a CDS encoding CPBP family intramembrane metalloprotease: MGPLIRQLTNTPTDLSLFKSLSGNVTALVAAIALSWTIAAFGEELIFRGYLMNRIADVAGRDQMGWVIALVGSSFVFGIVHQYQGLSGAIGAFKTGLLFAFMYLATGRNLWLSIVTHGVYDTFGFVLLLLG, encoded by the coding sequence GGGCCCCCTCATACGTCAACTGACAAACACTCCAACCGACCTATCACTATTCAAATCCTTGAGCGGCAATGTTACAGCTCTTGTAGCCGCCATCGCACTCAGTTGGACTATAGCAGCTTTCGGTGAGGAATTGATTTTTCGCGGGTACCTTATGAATCGGATAGCTGATGTTGCCGGGCGAGATCAAATGGGGTGGGTAATTGCACTCGTTGGGTCAAGCTTTGTTTTTGGTATCGTTCATCAGTACCAGGGTTTATCAGGTGCCATCGGGGCTTTCAAGACAGGTTTGCTGTTTGCTTTTATGTATTTAGCTACTGGACGAAATTTGTGGTTGTCCATAGTTACACACGGCGTCTATGACACATTCGGATTTGTACTTCTATTATTGGGCTAA